The nucleotide sequence ATTTCGTATACAATTTGTGTAAAAAGTATGTGAATAACTGCAAGATATATGTATAATAAAAGTTGTGTATTTAATTTTAGGGTATCGAGGTGATGTAATTAAAATGACGATGAGATCAAAAGCCGATTTAAGTTTATTATCCATTACAGTGTTTTGGGGTGCTAGTTTTCCAATAACAAGTGTTATATTGAAATATGTACCACCATATTCGCTTATGGTATTGAGATATCTTGCGGCAGGAATAATGCTCCTTATAGTAATTTATAAAAAATTTAAAAGTATGGATATTAAAATAATAAAGGCGGGAATATTAATAGGCATATCTTTATTTTTAGGATGTGCGCTTCAATTTGTTGGACTTGTTTACACAACTCCAAGTAAATCGGCATTTATAACAGGACTCAATGTTGCAATTGTTCCTGTAATTTTGGCATTTAAGCTAAAGAAATTACCAGATATGAAAACAACACTAGGAATTATATTATCTATAAGTGGACTTGCCTTTATATCCTTAAATGCTGGTGGCCCAATAAACTTGGGTGATTTTTTAACTCTACTTTGTGCAGTAGCATTTGCAGTTCAGATAATACTTGTAGATTCATATGTAAGAGATGCGGATCCACTTGTAATTACATGTATTCAGTTTCTTACTATTGGTATACTTTCAATTCCGCCTTCGATTTTTATTGAGCACTTTAGTGTTACATTTAATCGGTTTTCTGTTATAAGTTTACTGTTTATGATATTTTTTTGTACTATAGCTGCATATGGAGTACAGAATAAAATGCAGAGATATACAAGCCCTACTCATGCAGCAATAATATTTTTAGCAGAACCAGTATTTGGAGCTATAACATCTGTCTTTATAGGTGATAGTTTGACAGGAAAAACTTTAATTGGCTGTATAATGATTCTTGCCGGAATGGTTGTTATAAATTTGAAGATAAAAATGCCTCAGCTGAAATTAAATAAAGATAATAATTGATGAACGCTATTTCTTTAATAGCGTTTTCTTCATACATGTGGAATACTTCTCATATAATATTATAAGTAGAATTTAATACATAACTATTTATTAGGGGGAGTATATATGAAGGTTACAGAAAAAATAGAAAGAACAGCCAGAGAGGTTCTGATAAAAAAGGCAGTTGATCTATTAAGTAAAGATCCAGAAAAGAATGTTCATAAGTTGATTGAACTGGTAAAAAAATATGTTTATAAGGACGAAGATAATTTAAGTAGGGTAAAAGTGGTTGAAGATTTATATGATAATAATCCTCCTACAAATCAATTTATAAATAATATTTTAAAAACAACTGATATTAATTGTATGAAGAAATTTTTTATAAATTTTCTTGCTAATTCAGCGTGGTATGGAATGCCTAAAAGAGAAAAGTTTTTTGATAAAACTGGTATAAAAACACCATATGTAATACTTATAAGTCCTTCAATGAGATGTAATTTAAGATGTGGTGGCTGCTATGCGGCTAATTATAGTAAGGAGGACGATATACCTTTTGAGGAACTCGATAGAATTATAGGTGAGGCTAGGGAACTTGGCATATATTATTTTATAATCTTAGGTGGAGAACCGTTTATCAATAAATATATGCTTGATATATATAAAAAATATAGTGATTGTATGTTTACTCCATTTACAAATGGAACCTTATTTAATAAAGAACTTGCAGATAAGATTAGGGATCTTGGAAATGTTGTTCCTATGTTTTCACTTGAAGGTTTTGAAAAGGAAACTGATATGAGAAGAGGCAAAGGTGTATTTAATCAGGTAATGAAATCTATGGATTTACTTAAAGAAAGGGGAGTATTATTTGGAGTATCTACTGCAACAGGTAGGAATAATATAGATGCTGTAACTTCTGATGAATTTATAGATATGCTTATAGAAAAAGGTGCTAAGATGAGTTGGTACTTCATATTTATGCCAGTTGGCAGAGATCCTGATGTAAATATGATGCTCACACCTGAGCAGAGAATATATTTAGGAAAAAGAATTAGAAAGATAAGAAGTAGCAAACCGTATTTTGCAATAGATTTCTTTAATGATGCACCATACGTAGGAGGATGTATAGCTGGTAAGTATTATTGTCATATAAATTCTCATGAAGATGTTGAACCATGTATATTTAGTCATTTTGCAGCTGATAATTTAAAAGGAAGAAAGCTTGTTGAAGTATTTGATTCTAAGTTTTTCAAAGAACTTAGAAGTAGGCAGCCATATAATAAAAATTTATTACTTCCTTGTATGATGATTGATAATACAAATGTAATAAGAGAAGTAATAGAAAAAACAGGAGCAAAACCTACAGATGATGGAGCAAGAATGATGATATCAGACAAAAAGTTTCAAGATGAGCTTAATAATCTGGCTTATGATTTTAAACCTTATGCAGAAAAATCATGGAAAGAAGATTTTAATTGTAAAGGTAATTATAAAATGTCCAAGGGTTAATAAAATAGGATGATTAAAACATCCTATTTTATTTTTTATTGATTTTTTAAGTCATATGGTATATTTTATTAGTGTATTCTAATTAATAATTTTAGGAGAAATTTTATGATAAAAAGTAGAAGAATTCTTAAGTTAATAAATTGTTTTATTTTAATAGTCATTTTGACTTCATGTAGTAATATGAATACATCAAGTAGTAAGAGTAAAAAATTGACCGGTAAACTTACTATATTAACTGATAAAAGATATGAACCAATACTCAAACTGGCAGCGAATAACTTTGAGAAAGAGAATAAAAAGGTTAATATAGAAATAAAAACTGATGACAACTTATATAATGATTTAGAATCCAATATAAAGGCTAAAGATAAATCTATAGATATAGTGTCTGTTGAGGATCCTTATATAAAATATTATATAAGCAAATATATGAATTCATTTTTGAATGTTTCAAGTGATATATCATATTATAGTAGTAACATTATAAAGCATCAACTAAATAATGTTACTATAAAAAATAAAGTTTATGGATTTCCGTGGAGTACATCTCCAAGAGTAATAATTTATAGAAAAGATATTTTCAAGCGAGAAAATATAAATGTTGATGATATAAAAACCTGGGATGATTATATCGTATTAGGACAAAAAGTAACTTATGATACCGGTAAACAATTTTTAACCAATGTAAAAGATATTGATAATAATATGTATTTAGTTTTCGCAAATCAACTTGGTACATCTTATTTTAATAGTGATGATAAACTCGATCTTGATTCCAGTATTTCCATCAAAGCTGCCGATATGTTAAAAAAACTATATTCTGAGAACATATTATTTGATTTGAAATCAAGAAAAGAATCAGTACAATCTATTTTAAATGGAAATAGTGTATCTATGATAGCTGATTCACAATACATAAGTTATATAGAACGTAACTTTCCAGGTTACAAAGGTAAACTAGGAATAATGAAATTACCTGCATTTGAACCTGGTGGAAATAGAGATGTTTCGGTAGGTGGGTCTAATTTGCTTATAAATAATTTGGGTAAAAATGTTGATCTTGCAAAGGAATTTTGTAAGTTCTGTATAAGTGATGATCATACAATAATTGATTCTATGAAAAACTATGGATATTTTCCCGTATTCTTTAGAGATTATAACTTAGTTGAATTTAATAAAAATGATAGTTATTTCAATCAAAATATATGGCAGATACTTGGTAGAACTGAGAAAGGTAGTTTCCCTATAAATTATACACAAAATTTTATAAATATAAGACAAGAATGCAGTGAGGCTTTGAGTTCTGATAACTTAAAAGATAAACAAGCAAAAGACATATTGGATTCTCTTAAGAAAAGTCTGGAGGAAGGTAAGACTATAGAAAATAGATGAGTAAAAAATTATAAAACGTTTACAAAAACTAAAAATTAGTATATAATATTTCTGTAAGGGATTAATCATAGGGATTTTTTAACATACATGGATTGAGTCTTTTGATTGGGAACGGTAGCAATCAAGAGACTCTATTCGTATTTACATAATTAAAATATTCTCGTATGCTTTTAAAGTTTTTTCAGCTGTTTTTTTCCATGAAAATTTTGAGGATTGTTTTAGTGCTTTAGTTTTCATTTCTATCAATAAATTATTATTATTTAGCAGAACTTGAATTGATTTTGCTATTGAATCTAAATCAAATGGATCCACAAGCATCCCACCGTCGCCTATTACCTCTGGTATAGATGATATATTAGAGGATACAACAGCACATCCACAGCTCATTGCTTCGAGTGGAGGAAGCCCAAAACCCTCATAAGTTGATGGATATACGAATAAATCACATGCATTGTAGAATATTGGGAGATCATCCTCTGGAACAAAACCAACAAATTTCACAAAATCATTTATATTTAATTCGCTGCACAATTTTTTCAATATATCTGATTCATCGCATAATTTCCCTACTACAACCAAATTGTATTGTTCCGTTAAATTCCTATATATTTTTGAAAATGCTTTTATTAGTGATTTTACATTTTTTCTGGGACTAAAGCCACCTAAATATAATATGAATGGTTTATTTATATTATATTTTTTTGAGACAAATTCTCTGCATTTAATATTGTTCATGACTTTATATTTTGTGTCAGCAGCTAGAGGAATTACAAAGATTTTATTATCATCAATTGGAAAGAACTTAAGTATATCATTTTTAGAATATTCAGATACCGTTATTATCCCATCAGACATTTCTATTATATTTGGCATTTCTTTTAAAAATTTATTTAAGTATCCTCTGCCTACTGTTTCGGGGAGTATATATGGTATTAGATCATGTACTGTAACTACTTTTTTACATGTGATATTTTCAGAAATATCAATGCCATTCTGAGGAACATGATAAATATCTATATTTTCTTTTTTTAAATTAGTCGGTATATAAAAGTCTTCAAAGAATTTATGGTGTTTTTTAGAAGTCATTAAAATTTTTGTGTTAGATTTATCGATCTGATTATAGTTATCGCCAGACCAATATATATGATAATAATTTTCTGTATGTTCTTCAACCATATGTTTCAAAATTTTATCAGTATAAGTACCTATACCGGTACCATTATACCAATTGACACCTCTCGCATCTATGGCAATTCGCATAAATAATTTACCTCCATATCAAATAAGCATTAAAGGATTTAATGTACTAAAATTAGTAAAGTTCTAATTATAATATATATTATTAAGTTTTATTATAAAGTGTGCCATTTGGAACATACGTATGTATTAATTCATATACTACATATATAGTGATATTCTGGAGGAAGAAGGTTGCAGTTTGATGATGTAGAGCAGGTTCTTGAGAAGTATTATGATAAAGATGTCACTTCTATAGAAAAAATTAAAAATGTTTATAAAGTATGTTGTAATGATAAAAAATATTGCTTAAAAGTAATAAACTATAATTTTGGGCATTTTTTATTTATTATTTCCGTGATAAAACACCTTCAACAAAATAATTTTAAATATATACCTGAAATAATAAAAACTAATGAAAATAAAGATTATGTTTTCATTTCTAATAAATATGCATATCTTACTCTATGGATAGAATCACGGCATTGCAATTATGAAAATCCAATAGATATGATTATTGCAGCATCAAAATTAGCAGAACTTCATGATAAAAGTATTGAGTTTGAAGTTACTGACGATATGAATCCTAGAATTGGTTGGTTTAAATGGATTGAAACATTTAAAACTAGAAGGTATGAGATATTGGATTTTAAAGAGAAGATACTAAAAAAAGAGGATAAATCCGAGTTTGATATTCTGTATCTTGGTATGATGGATCATCAGCTTGATATAGCAACTAGTTCGATAGATAACCTTATAAGAAGCGATTATATAGAATGCATGAGTCAGGAGATAGAAGCTAAAGGATTTTGTCATCATGATTTTGCCAATCATAATATACTCATAAGTTCAGATGGAAAAATAAATGTAATAGATTTTGATTATTGTATACTTGACAGTTATTTGCATGATGTAGGCAGTTTACTTGTAAGAATGATGAAGGGTGGTAAATGGAGCATAAATAATGCACTTTTTATACTTGATGCTTATAATGTTTCGAATAGAATTAGACAAAATCATATACCTATATTGTCAGCTTTTATTGAATTTCCTCAGGATTATTGGCAAATAGGAATTCAGTATTATTGGGAAAAGCAGCCATGGAGTGAGGAGAGTTTTATAAAGAGGCTAAAAAAGATAGATACTGATGATGAGAATAAACAGGATTTTATAAAAAAATTTAGTTTTACAAAGTATAATTGATATTTTTAGGAGTGTGAAGAATATGTCTCATAAAAAGCATGATTATAAGTATCATGAGAATGATTTTGATAAAATAGATATTGAGGAATACGATAAGGAGCTTGACAGTTTAAAGAAAAGTGTAAAACTGCTCGAAAGGTTTAAGAAGAGAAATAAGGAGATAGTGAAACTTCAAAGAAAAAAACGAGAGATAATAAAGAACATCAATAGCAAAAGGAAGTCTAGATGAGGTTTCAAGAGGAGGTAAAAAGGTATGTTTAAAGATACAACGTGGGCATTTACAGAGTACCTCAATTTAAAAAACATAGAATGTACAGAGAATTTAAATATACCAGAAATAATTGATAATCGCATAATAGAGAGTCAGGTGTATGCTATAGCAGAATTTAATATAAGAACTTTGGGATACGATGAGGATATGAATAAAAAACTTAAGAGTAATGTTGGCAATATTATAGAGAGGAATAAGATATATATTAAAAGATTAAAAAGATTTTTAAATAAGCTTAAAGAGAAGCGTCCTAAAAGTGAATTTGAAAATAAATTATATAAAAATGGACTTGAGTGTCTTGATAGGGGCAGCAAGTGTATAGATATAATATATCAAAGCGATTATATAGGACTTATAAAGAGAAGTATGTATAGAAAGGAAGTATGCCTTGGGAGTACGTATTATAATAATTTAAACATAGATGCTGATGGAAAAATAAGAATAAGGTCTTTAGAAAAATGTTGTTATGATATGGTAGAAACTGATATAGTTTATTTTTTGAACAAACTTAAAAAAATGGACTCCAAAGTAAACTTGGTAAAATTAATAGATGATTTCTGTAATATGGAATCATTGGACAAGAGAAGCTTTAAATTCATATCAGCTCTTTTATCCTATCCATATTATTCTATGAAGTATTACAATAAATTTATAATTAATGCAGAAGATTACAGCGAGTTAAAAAGTCTTAAAAGTCTTTCGAGAGCAATCAAAAAGGATAGATATAACCTGATTTAGAGGGGTGTTTATAATGTTAGGAAAGAAATACTTATCAGAATATGATCTGTGTATAGATTTATTCAATAAATTTGACTTGAATGTGATTGATGTGGTTCCCGTAAGGAATGTATATATGGCATCTACAGATAAAGGAAATAAGATACTTAAAAAGGTTGAATATACAATAGAAGAACTTAAATATATAGATGACTTATTAAACTATATAAGAAATAAATTTGATAGAGTGATTAGTTTTGTGAGAAATAAAGACGGTAAAATTTATACGATATGGAACGGAGATATGTACTGCATTATGGATGTTGTACAGGGTAGTGAATGTAATTTTAGCAATCCTGTAGATATATCTATTGCAGCTAGGGCTCTTGGAGAAATGCATGCGGCCTCTGAAGGATTCAAGACTAGTCTATCTAATAAATACAATAATGGTAAATTAATCGATGATTTTAAGCGAAGAGTACAGGAAATGGATTTTTTTAAGAGTATAGCAATGTCACATGAAAGAAAAAATGAATTTGATGAAATGTTTTTAAAAAATGAAGAATATTATATAGATGAAATAAAGAATTGTGTAAGTCTTTTAGAAGATTCTTGTTATTATAAACTATGCAGTGAGGAAGATAAGGTTGTAGTGTGCCATCATGATCTGGCACATCATAATATATTAATACGTAATGAAAAAGCTTACTTTATAGATTTTGATTATGCTATTATAGATTTAAAGATACATGATTTATGCAATTTTATAAGTAAAGTGATAAAAAATTTCTGCTTTGATATTAATAAAGCGGATACCATAATAGAAAATTATTGTATCACTAATTCGTTGAATAAAAGAGAATTAGAAGTTTTATATGCGATGTTTACTTTTCCAGAAGACTTTTATTCGATATGCAAGGATTATTATACGAGACGAAAAGATTGGGGAGAAGATATATTTCTAAGTAGATTTAAAAAGAAAATATTATATAAAGAAGATAGGGAGGAATTCTTAAGGAATTTCAGAAAATTAATTTAATAAAGAATATAATAAAAACCTTTAAGTACTAAAAACTAAATGGATACTTAAAGGTTTTACGTTTATATCTTATTAAATACTTCATGATACGCCTTAAGGGTGTCCTCCGCAGTTTTTTGCCATGTTAACTCTGAGGCTCTAACTAAACCGGCTTTGATTAGTTTACTTTTAAGTTTGTGATCAAGTATTATTTTTAAAATTGAATCACTTAAAAGATCCGTATTATTTGGATCTACTAGTAAAGCACCTCCATTTGTAACCTCTGGAATTGAAGTAGTATTTGATGCGATTACGGGTATACCACATGACATAGCTTCAATTGGAGGAAGACCAAATCCTTCATAAAAGGATGGATATACAAATAGTTCAGCTGCATTGTATAAACAAGGTAGATGTTCTATTGATATAAAACCCGGGAAAATAACTTTATCATCAAGATTAAGCTCATGTACTCTTTTTTTATATATATCATAAGATAATCCTTTTTTCCCTGCTATCACAAGTTTTATTTTATTCTTATATCTGTTGGAAAATATACTGAAGGCATCAATTAAACCTAATATGTTTTTCCTGGGGCTGAAGCCGCCAACATAGAGTATAAAATCTTCATCTATTGAATAAAATTTCTTAATAATATTTTTACTGTATGATTTATCAATTGGTTTGTATATATCTTCTGCAGCAAGATGAGTAACATATATTTTGTCAGATGGAAAGTTAAAAGTTTTTACTATGTCATCTTTTGAGTAATTTGACACAGTAATTATTCCGTCACAATCATCAAAAATTTGTGGTATTTTTTCTCTAAATATTTTAAGATAATTTTTACTGACGGTTTCAGGCATTTTATATGGTATTATATCGTGTAGAGTTATAATAAAACTGCAATTTTTATCCTCTGGTAGTCCTATACCGTTCTGGGGAACATGATATATTTGTATATCTTTATCCTTTAAAATATTTGGGACATTAACTTCATCCCAAAAGTTATTTTTTTTATCATCAATGATGGCATTAACACAAAAATTATTTCTTAGAGATATGTTATAGGTACAATTTTTAGGTGAGAACAATAAGTATTCATTTATATTATCGATTTTATTAAGATAATTGATTAATTGATAAGTGTAAGTACCTATTCCTGTACCTCTATACAATTTTGCTGCTCTACTGTCAATCCCAATTTTCATAAAAATATTCCTTTCAAATTTGTGTTACATTCTATTATATTAAATAATATTTCAAAGTGTTAATATCCTTCTAAAATATAACGGTATTTCATATAAATATATAGGGGTGATTAACATGATGAGAGAGTTTGAAATAGAAAGACAATTTGGAGTTAAAATTGAAAGTATGCGACCTAATAAAGGGGTATATCTTTTAAAGACAAATATAGGAACCAAATGTTTAAAGAAAATAAATTATGGAGTTCAAAAACTTCTATTTGTATATGGTGCCAAGGAGCATTTGATAAAAAGTGGTTTCAATAAGGTCGATAAATATTCTTTAAACATTGAAGGGAAACCATTTGCACTTGTAAATGAGGATATATATACTCTTTCTGAATGGATAGATGGGAGAGAGTGCGATTTTAAAAACAATGATGACCTTACAAAAGCTGCAGGATGCCTGGCGGATATGCATTTAGCATCAAAGGGATACGAACCACCGGAAAATAGTAAATTAAAGACAGACCTTGGAAGATGGCCTACTCTCATGGAAAAGAGAATACGAGCACTTGATAAGATGAGAGATATGAGTAGAAGAAAAAACAATAAGGGAGATTTTGATTTAAATTATATACGTAATGTAGAATTTTATAAACAATTAGGTAAGAGAGCAATGGCTGTATTAATAAATTCAAAGTATATGGATTTATGTGAGATTGCTGAACAAGAAAAGTCTTTTTGCCATCATGATTTTACTTATCATAATATAATAATTGATAAAAATGATGATGTAAATGTAATAGACTTTGATTATTGTAAGAGAGAGCTTAGGGCTTATGATATATCTGCGTTTATGATGAAGGTACTAAAGAGATCAGATTGGAATATAGAATGTGCTAAACTGATACTTGATTCTTATAATAGTGTGAGCGAACTTGAGGATGATGAGTATAGAATAATATTTGCATTTTTGCTATTCCCTCAGCGTTTTTGGAGGCTCGCAAATAGATATTACTATAATGAAGTCAATTGGGCGTCCAATACTTTTAACAATAAAATGGAGGAATTGATTTCTGAGAAAGAAAAATATATTAATTTTATTGAACAGTTTAAAGAATTGTACAATCAAAAAGAAGAAACAATATAGTATAAGAAATAGATATATGGTAAATACATGAATCTATAAGTATTTATCATGTGTCTATTTTATGTTTTTATAAAATCACTATTTTATGTAGTATATCATAGTATGGATAATGAGCTTATATTTAAGTGGAGAGGATGATATATGAAAATAGGTGACATAGTAGTGCGAAAATCTTATGGGGAAGATATAACTTTTAAAATTATTGATATTATATATTCTAAAAAAAACACAATATATACTTTGAAAGGCATGAATCTTAGAATAATTGCAGATTCTCCAGAGGAAGATCTTAAGGTGGTTTCAGAAGAATCACTTACAAAGTATGAGCGATTATCTAACAAAAAAGTAGATAACTCAATTAAAAATATTTTGATGACTAGAGGGAATATAAAAAAAAAATTTAGAACTGTAAAAGAAACACAAAATAATGAGTTAGCGTTTGGAAGACCAGGTAGGATACTACATGTAGACGGTGATTCAGACTATTTAGATATATGCCTAAAGGTATATAAACAATTAATGCTTGAAGTAATTGGGCAGACTGTAAAGGAAGAAGATCAAGCAAAAACTGTTTTAGAATTAGTAAAAAAATTCAGACCGGATATAGTCATAATTACAGGCCATGATTCAATTATAAAAGGAACAACAGATTACATGAATATAGATAACTATAAAAACTCAAAATTTTTTGTTGAAACTGTATCAGCACTTAGAAATTATGAGGCGAATTATGATGATTTAGTTATATTTGCAGGTGCATGTCAATCATGTTATGAAGCCATACTGGATGCAGGTGCAAATTTTGCTAGTTCCCCAAGCAGGGTATTGATTCACTGCTTGGATCCCGTTTTTTTATGTGAAAAGATAGCATATACAAATATAAGCAATGTTGTTTCAATACAAGAAGCCCTAGAAAATACTATAACAGGCACAAAAGGAATCGGAGGCTTACAAACTAGAGGCAAATATAGAGAAGGATTTCCAAAGTCATCTTATGCTTAAAATTATAATAAGTATTAAAAAACTGTATATATGAGAAAGTATAAGGGAATAATACTTTATGTGGTATTAATCTAAATATTTTAGACCGTTTACAAAAAATTAATATTGACAAAACAATTTGTTAAATGTAAAATATAAAGTTTAGTTGACATTATATATATTAGGATATATAATATAAAATGTGGAAAGAGGGTGTTTAGATATATGCAGAGAGGAAATGTATTGGCCCTAATAAGAAAAGATATTGAAGGCCATGTTGGCGACAAAGTAACTTTAAAAGCAAATGGTGGTAGGAGAAAGGTATTTGTCAATAGTGGAATAATTGAGAAAGCTTATCCTAGTATATTTGTAATTAGGTTGGAAAATGACACCCAAAGGAAGGTCACCTATAGTTATTCTGATGTTTTAACGAAGACAGTACAACTGGTATTTTCAGCGTAAAGTTGGTACTTATTAGTACCAATTTTTTTGCTTTTAGATAAAAGAAAGATGGTGGGTATCCATCTTTCAACTATGGTATAAAAGGGTATTGAGAATTTATGAGAGGTTATATGGTCAACAACCACTCTTATAATATGTCAAAATTCATCAAATGTCAATATAGATAGATACTATAATATCAAGTTATTGGAAAATCTATAGATAACACTTTCAATTAAATAATCCTATAAATAATTTTTTATCATATTTACTTATAAAAGTATATATAAATAAATAGTAGTAGGTCTTTAATTGAAGGGAGATGCAATGTATACATGGATATAGTTAAAGAGAATATAGAATGTGAACAATTGCTGGGTGAAAATTTTTGCGATACGGTTGTTAAATCTGAATATGTAATACCGGATACTAATCCGGATGTAAGTGAAATTTTAATGCTGAAATCGAAGCCTCGTATTACTAATACTGAGGTTATGAAGGGAAAGGTTTTTATTGAAGGAGAAGTTGAATATACAATATTATATTCAGCCAAGGAAGAGGAGGAAGGTACAGGAATATATGGAGTAACATATTCGGGTAAATTTGCTAATTATGTTGAACTTCCAGAAGTAGACTATAGGATGCATTGTGATTCGAGTTGCTATATAGAGCATATGGAATGCATGGTGGTAAATGAAAGAAAGGTATCTATAGAAGGTATTATAAAGCTTAAAGCAGAGGTATATAAGAATTATGACTTTGAGGTTATAAAGGATGTTACGGGTTCTGAAGATGTTCAAATGCTTAAAAATCCAGCTGCAGTGGATAAAATAATGGGTACGGTATCGGGTGATCTTGTGGCAAAATGCAGTATAAAGGTTCCAATAGAAAATCCACAGATAGGAAGTATACTTGAAAATGATGTTAAGCTTCATAAAAAAGAAGTAAATATAA is from Clostridium fermenticellae and encodes:
- a CDS encoding glycosyltransferase family 4 protein encodes the protein MKIGIDSRAAKLYRGTGIGTYTYQLINYLNKIDNINEYLLFSPKNCTYNISLRNNFCVNAIIDDKKNNFWDEVNVPNILKDKDIQIYHVPQNGIGLPEDKNCSFIITLHDIIPYKMPETVSKNYLKIFREKIPQIFDDCDGIITVSNYSKDDIVKTFNFPSDKIYVTHLAAEDIYKPIDKSYSKNIIKKFYSIDEDFILYVGGFSPRKNILGLIDAFSIFSNRYKNKIKLVIAGKKGLSYDIYKKRVHELNLDDKVIFPGFISIEHLPCLYNAAELFVYPSFYEGFGLPPIEAMSCGIPVIASNTTSIPEVTNGGALLVDPNNTDLLSDSILKIILDHKLKSKLIKAGLVRASELTWQKTAEDTLKAYHEVFNKI
- the yabG gene encoding sporulation peptidase YabG yields the protein MKIGDIVVRKSYGEDITFKIIDIIYSKKNTIYTLKGMNLRIIADSPEEDLKVVSEESLTKYERLSNKKVDNSIKNILMTRGNIKKKFRTVKETQNNELAFGRPGRILHVDGDSDYLDICLKVYKQLMLEVIGQTVKEEDQAKTVLELVKKFRPDIVIITGHDSIIKGTTDYMNIDNYKNSKFFVETVSALRNYEANYDDLVIFAGACQSCYEAILDAGANFASSPSRVLIHCLDPVFLCEKIAYTNISNVVSIQEALENTITGTKGIGGLQTRGKYREGFPKSSYA
- a CDS encoding CotS family spore coat protein, encoding MMREFEIERQFGVKIESMRPNKGVYLLKTNIGTKCLKKINYGVQKLLFVYGAKEHLIKSGFNKVDKYSLNIEGKPFALVNEDIYTLSEWIDGRECDFKNNDDLTKAAGCLADMHLASKGYEPPENSKLKTDLGRWPTLMEKRIRALDKMRDMSRRKNNKGDFDLNYIRNVEFYKQLGKRAMAVLINSKYMDLCEIAEQEKSFCHHDFTYHNIIIDKNDDVNVIDFDYCKRELRAYDISAFMMKVLKRSDWNIECAKLILDSYNSVSELEDDEYRIIFAFLLFPQRFWRLANRYYYNEVNWASNTFNNKMEELISEKEKYINFIEQFKELYNQKEETI
- a CDS encoding Veg family protein — encoded protein: MQRGNVLALIRKDIEGHVGDKVTLKANGGRRKVFVNSGIIEKAYPSIFVIRLENDTQRKVTYSYSDVLTKTVQLVFSA